The proteins below are encoded in one region of Brevundimonas fontaquae:
- a CDS encoding helix-turn-helix domain-containing protein, with product MSDYEKRLDVAIGKAITDRREAVGMTQRRLGEAMGVTFQQVQKYEIGKNRVAASKLVLAAKALRCDVAELVGEEREDLPGTARLIRAWSKLNAHQRDAVTSMIESFE from the coding sequence ATGAGCGACTATGAAAAGCGACTGGACGTCGCCATTGGCAAAGCGATTACCGATCGCCGTGAAGCTGTTGGAATGACGCAGCGCCGTTTGGGCGAAGCGATGGGGGTGACGTTCCAGCAAGTTCAGAAATACGAGATTGGTAAAAACCGCGTCGCCGCATCGAAGCTCGTACTCGCAGCGAAAGCGTTGCGTTGTGATGTCGCTGAGCTGGTTGGGGAAGAGCGTGAGGATCTTCCTGGAACTGCCCGATTGATCAGGGCGTGGTCGAAACTGAATGCGCATCAGCGAGATGCGGTGACCTCGATGATTGAGTCTTTCGAGTAG
- a CDS encoding DUF2130 domain-containing protein encodes MNEPTITCPTCKSDIKLTESLAGPLVEQTRLAFVEQLSAKDQLVAQAHAEVAAEKKRIELERQAIDATLSARLDEARKQIAVDEAERAKRVVAADMEERDRKFAELQETLASREEKLRLSQAAEAEMLKKQRELDDKLREVDLAVQQQVNEGLEAVRATAKQEAEDALSLKVKERDTQIASMQQKIEELKKKAEQGSQQLQGEAQELMLEDMLRARFPFDQIEPVGKGEFGGDVLQRVVNPAGQVCGSILWETKRTRTWSDGWLSKLKGDLRAAKADLALIVSHALPKDIETFGQMEGVWITGPKCAMPVAMSLRESLVLMNGVRAAGEGQQTKSALMYDYLTGPRFRHRIEAVVEKFSDMQDDLASERKATMKRWAKREQQLHTVLDSTAGLYGDLQGIAGRSMLEIEALEAPLLEAPDDED; translated from the coding sequence ATGAACGAACCCACTATTACGTGCCCGACCTGCAAGTCAGACATCAAGCTGACTGAGTCTCTGGCCGGGCCGCTCGTCGAGCAAACCCGTCTCGCCTTCGTTGAGCAGTTGTCGGCTAAGGATCAGCTGGTAGCGCAGGCTCATGCGGAGGTCGCCGCTGAAAAAAAGCGCATCGAACTTGAGCGGCAAGCGATCGATGCGACGCTCAGCGCCAGGTTGGACGAGGCGCGAAAACAGATTGCCGTCGATGAGGCTGAGCGCGCAAAGCGCGTCGTCGCCGCCGATATGGAGGAGCGCGATCGCAAGTTCGCTGAGCTCCAGGAAACCCTGGCCAGCCGAGAAGAGAAGCTGAGGCTGTCACAGGCCGCAGAGGCTGAGATGCTGAAGAAGCAGCGCGAGCTCGATGACAAGCTGCGAGAAGTGGATCTCGCTGTGCAGCAGCAGGTCAATGAGGGCCTGGAGGCTGTTCGAGCGACAGCCAAACAGGAAGCCGAAGACGCGCTTTCGTTGAAGGTCAAAGAGCGCGACACGCAGATCGCGTCGATGCAGCAGAAGATCGAAGAGCTAAAAAAGAAGGCAGAGCAGGGGTCTCAGCAGCTTCAGGGGGAAGCGCAGGAACTGATGCTGGAAGACATGCTGCGCGCACGCTTCCCGTTCGACCAGATCGAACCGGTCGGAAAGGGCGAGTTCGGCGGCGATGTTCTTCAGCGGGTGGTCAATCCAGCCGGCCAGGTTTGCGGATCCATCCTTTGGGAAACCAAGCGCACGCGAACGTGGAGCGATGGCTGGCTGAGCAAGTTGAAGGGTGATCTGCGGGCGGCCAAAGCTGACCTCGCGCTGATCGTCTCTCATGCGCTGCCAAAGGACATCGAGACGTTTGGGCAGATGGAGGGGGTTTGGATCACCGGACCGAAGTGCGCCATGCCCGTCGCGATGAGTTTGCGTGAAAGTCTTGTGCTCATGAACGGGGTGCGGGCGGCAGGCGAAGGCCAACAGACCAAGTCTGCGTTGATGTATGACTATCTGACCGGCCCGCGTTTTCGGCACCGTATCGAAGCGGTCGTCGAGAAGTTTTCAGACATGCAGGATGACCTTGCTAGCGAGCGCAAAGCGACGATGAAACGATGGGCTAAGCGCGAGCAGCAGCTGCACACGGTGCTCGACTCTACGGCGGGGCTTTACGGCGATCTGCAGGGTATTGCAGGTCGATCGATGCTGGAGATCGAAGCTCTGGAAGCGCCCTTGCTTGAAGCGCCAGACGACGAAGACTGA
- a CDS encoding thermonuclease family protein has translation MLMIALASLAVSACDQIGVAAQKTTDLIGIGPRSEPAVAFRARVVDVTDGDTLTVLDESNQQHTIRLAEIDAPERGQPWGARAKQTLSSLVFGKTVSLQQTDTDRYDRVVARVFADGEDVNRAMVGQGAAWAYRRYLSDQTLIAVEARARQDRQGLWSLSDAETVEPWEWRKGKREGDGNIPTDGARGVRSLVAPRQSVVTEPANGSFSCSGKRYCRQMSSCAEAHFYLTQCGVASLDGNSDGEPCEMLCGTAH, from the coding sequence ATGCTTATGATCGCGTTGGCGTCGCTCGCCGTCTCCGCATGCGACCAGATCGGCGTCGCGGCGCAGAAGACCACCGATCTCATCGGCATCGGTCCGCGTTCAGAGCCCGCAGTTGCCTTTCGCGCCCGCGTTGTCGACGTGACCGACGGCGATACGCTGACTGTGCTTGATGAGAGCAATCAGCAGCACACGATCAGACTCGCCGAGATCGACGCCCCTGAACGTGGACAGCCATGGGGCGCACGCGCCAAGCAGACGCTATCATCGCTCGTGTTCGGCAAAACGGTTTCGCTACAGCAGACCGACACTGATCGCTATGACCGTGTCGTGGCGCGCGTGTTCGCCGATGGTGAAGACGTCAATCGCGCGATGGTCGGGCAGGGCGCCGCGTGGGCGTACAGACGATACCTGAGTGACCAGACACTGATCGCTGTCGAAGCGAGGGCTCGCCAGGATCGGCAGGGGCTGTGGTCGCTCAGCGATGCTGAGACGGTCGAGCCATGGGAATGGCGAAAGGGAAAGCGCGAGGGTGACGGCAACATCCCGACCGACGGCGCCCGCGGGGTCCGTTCACTCGTCGCCCCTCGTCAGAGCGTGGTGACCGAACCGGCAAACGGAAGCTTTAGCTGCTCCGGCAAGCGCTATTGTCGCCAGATGAGCTCATGCGCGGAAGCGCACTTCTATCTCACGCAGTGCGGGGTGGCATCGCTGGACGGAAACAGTGACGGCGAACCGTGTGAAATGCTATGTGGGACCGCCCATTAG
- a CDS encoding OsmC family protein, translated as MTDAASRPSIATDAGLGGLQLTITAGPARFVVDEPVALGGLDLGPTPHELVQAALASCTAQTLRLYANRKGWTLGAMSVEVLLTRDLGATPSDQFTRTITLPTGLPEEQRIRLLEIADKCPIHRMLVGTVSIETIWCKATI; from the coding sequence ATGACCGACGCAGCTTCCCGGCCCTCGATCGCGACCGACGCCGGTCTCGGCGGCCTACAACTGACGATCACCGCGGGCCCCGCCCGCTTCGTGGTCGACGAACCCGTCGCCCTGGGCGGGCTGGATCTCGGTCCGACCCCTCACGAGCTGGTGCAGGCGGCGCTCGCCTCCTGTACGGCCCAGACCCTGCGCCTGTACGCCAACCGGAAAGGCTGGACCTTGGGCGCCATGTCCGTCGAGGTCTTGTTGACCCGGGACTTGGGGGCGACACCGTCGGATCAGTTCACCCGAACAATCACTCTGCCGACTGGGCTACCGGAGGAACAGAGGATCCGGTTGCTGGAGATCGCCGACAAGTGCCCAATTCATCGGATGCTCGTAGGTACAGTTTCGATCGAAACGATCTGGTGCAAGGCGACCATCTAG
- a CDS encoding malate dehydrogenase, with protein sequence MPNAPVKVAVSGAAGQIAYALLFRLAQGDVFGPDTPIDLRLLDLPQAQAALQGVVMELDDCAFPLLTSIQTTDDPIIAFDDIDAAFLVGSRPRAKGMERRDLLAANAAIFKTQGAALNAVAKRSVKVLVVGNPANTNAWVAIQSAPDLPPGAITSMIRLDHNRAAAQFARRAGVPVDAVEKLAVWGNHSPTMFADWSHATVEGQSLAGLINDETWYRDTLIPEVARRGTAVLEARGASSAASAANAAINHMRDWVQGSNGRWVSMGVASIGQYDIPEGLVCGVPTTCRDGVYAPVTGLELDAFTRAGLAASVQELIEERDAALAVLADA encoded by the coding sequence ATGCCCAACGCCCCCGTCAAGGTCGCCGTCTCCGGCGCCGCCGGCCAGATCGCCTACGCCCTGCTGTTCCGCCTGGCCCAGGGCGATGTGTTCGGGCCCGACACCCCGATCGATCTTCGCCTCCTCGACCTGCCTCAGGCTCAGGCGGCGCTCCAGGGCGTGGTCATGGAGCTGGACGATTGCGCCTTTCCGCTACTAACCTCCATCCAGACCACCGACGACCCCATTATCGCCTTCGACGACATCGACGCCGCCTTTCTGGTCGGGTCGCGCCCCCGCGCCAAGGGCATGGAGCGCCGCGACCTGCTGGCGGCCAACGCCGCCATCTTCAAGACCCAGGGCGCGGCCCTGAACGCGGTCGCCAAACGCTCCGTCAAGGTTCTGGTGGTTGGCAATCCGGCGAACACCAATGCCTGGGTGGCGATCCAGTCCGCGCCGGATCTGCCGCCCGGCGCCATCACCTCGATGATCCGCCTCGACCACAACCGCGCCGCCGCCCAGTTCGCGCGCCGCGCGGGCGTCCCCGTCGATGCCGTGGAGAAGCTCGCGGTCTGGGGCAATCACTCCCCGACCATGTTCGCCGACTGGAGCCATGCGACCGTGGAGGGCCAGTCTCTGGCCGGGCTCATCAACGACGAGACCTGGTATCGCGACACCCTCATCCCTGAGGTGGCCCGTCGCGGCACGGCCGTGCTGGAAGCCCGCGGCGCCTCCTCGGCGGCCTCGGCCGCCAACGCCGCCATCAACCATATGCGCGACTGGGTGCAGGGCTCGAACGGCCGTTGGGTTTCGATGGGCGTCGCCTCGATCGGCCAGTACGACATTCCCGAAGGGCTGGTCTGCGGTGTGCCGACGACCTGCCGCGACGGCGTCTATGCGCCCGTCACGGGTCTGGAGCTCGACGCCTTCACGCGCGCCGGTCTGGCCGCTTCGGTGCAGGAGTTGATCGAGGAGCGCGACGCCGCGCTCGCGGTCCTGGCGGACGCCTGA
- a CDS encoding DsbA family protein, translating into MPHDLFTPSRRVLMAGGVGALITACAPRAAEADDMVLGQADAPVTLIEYASTTCGPCARFAIEVLPELRRRYIDAGRVRLIYREFITGPANLSAAGVLLARCAGEDRYFEVIDALMHGQSEWANGGGPRDALLRIAARFGISEARLQSCITDPEAIAALERRVARARDAGVNGTPTLFVQHRRLDTALTLEAVSASIDQALSQTPQS; encoded by the coding sequence ATGCCTCATGACCTTTTCACGCCGTCACGCCGCGTCCTCATGGCGGGCGGCGTCGGCGCCTTGATCACCGCCTGTGCGCCGCGCGCGGCCGAAGCCGACGACATGGTGCTGGGCCAGGCTGACGCGCCCGTGACCCTGATCGAATACGCCTCGACCACCTGCGGCCCCTGCGCCCGCTTCGCCATCGAGGTGCTGCCCGAACTCCGGCGGCGCTACATCGACGCCGGGCGGGTCCGGCTGATCTATCGCGAATTCATCACCGGCCCCGCCAACCTCTCCGCCGCCGGCGTTCTGCTGGCGCGGTGCGCAGGCGAAGATCGCTATTTCGAGGTCATCGACGCCCTGATGCACGGCCAGTCCGAATGGGCGAACGGCGGCGGCCCGCGCGACGCCCTCCTGAGGATCGCGGCGCGGTTCGGCATCAGCGAGGCGCGGCTTCAATCCTGCATCACCGATCCCGAGGCCATCGCGGCCCTGGAGCGCCGTGTCGCCCGTGCCCGCGACGCCGGGGTGAATGGAACGCCGACGCTCTTCGTCCAGCACCGACGTCTGGACACCGCCCTGACCCTCGAAGCCGTCTCCGCCTCGATCGACCAAGCCCTTTCTCAAACCCCGCAATCCTGA